Proteins found in one Exiguobacterium sp. 9-2 genomic segment:
- the gcvH gene encoding glycine cleavage system protein GcvH — MSQVKDNLRYSEEHEWVEVSGNKARIGITDFAQHELGDIVFVELPEVGDTISANEPFGSVESVKTVSELYAPISGKVVAINENLSDSPELVNESPFEGAWMVDIEIEDASQVEALMDAAAYKSMINE; from the coding sequence ATGAGTCAAGTAAAAGACAACTTACGCTATTCGGAAGAACATGAATGGGTCGAAGTATCAGGAAACAAGGCGCGTATCGGAATCACGGATTTCGCGCAACACGAACTCGGGGATATCGTCTTCGTCGAATTGCCTGAAGTCGGGGATACGATCTCAGCAAACGAGCCATTCGGTTCAGTCGAGTCGGTCAAGACAGTCTCGGAATTATACGCACCGATCTCTGGTAAAGTCGTTGCTATCAACGAAAACCTTTCGGATTCCCCAGAACTCGTCAACGAGTCACCATTCGAAGGCGCTTGGATGGTCGACATCGAAATCGAAGATGCTTCACAAGTCGAGGCATTGATGGACGCTGCAGCGTACAAATCGATGATCAACGAGTAA
- a CDS encoding arsenate reductase family protein — MTTTVTMYGYPKCSTCVKAKKALEQHGVEVDYKHIVEETPSAATIQELHQKSGEPLKKFFNTSGQSYRSQGIKDKLPELSEDEQYKLLASDGMLLKRPIVTDGKDVTIGFKEEMYQGKWY, encoded by the coding sequence ATGACAACAACAGTCACGATGTACGGCTACCCGAAATGTAGTACGTGCGTCAAAGCAAAAAAAGCACTCGAACAACACGGTGTCGAAGTCGATTACAAACATATCGTCGAGGAGACACCATCTGCTGCAACGATTCAGGAACTTCATCAAAAGAGTGGAGAGCCACTGAAGAAATTCTTCAACACGAGCGGTCAATCGTATCGTTCGCAAGGCATCAAGGACAAACTCCCTGAGTTATCAGAAGACGAGCAATACAAGTTGCTCGCAAGTGACGGCATGTTACTGAAGCGACCGATCGTTACAGACGGAAAAGACGTCACGATCGGCTTCAAGGAAGAAATGTATCAAGGAAAATGGTATTAA
- a CDS encoding DinB family protein, with product MRQELVELQFAIAYYQSLERLSPEEWNLPLALNKWTVLECVSHLYLWDRFYYDHAISKLPDEPLTLVETDFDQFNRLAVEYAHHIDPLALLKKAISVRRDIVDHLNRLSDEQFAATYENFRPQEFVESFVAHDAHHQDQIDGALARLKQK from the coding sequence ATGCGCCAAGAATTGGTTGAACTGCAATTTGCGATTGCCTACTATCAATCCCTTGAACGTTTGTCGCCAGAAGAATGGAATCTGCCGCTTGCCCTGAACAAGTGGACTGTCCTTGAGTGCGTCAGCCACCTCTATTTATGGGACCGGTTTTATTATGATCATGCCATCTCGAAGTTACCGGACGAACCGCTGACACTCGTCGAGACGGATTTCGATCAGTTCAATCGATTGGCGGTCGAGTATGCGCATCATATCGATCCGCTTGCCTTACTGAAGAAAGCGATCAGTGTCCGGCGTGATATCGTCGATCACCTCAATCGTCTGTCTGATGAGCAATTTGCGGCGACCTATGAGAATTTCCGACCGCAAGAATTCGTCGAGTCGTTCGTCGCCCATGACGCCCATCATCAAGATCAGATCGACGGGGCGCTCGCACGCTTGAAGCAGAAGTGA
- a CDS encoding acyl-CoA dehydrogenase family protein yields the protein MSQTTNELIKGGSFVLDELAPERLFTPEDFSEEHKMVGDMTAKFVEDRVVPVLDRIEKHEFELSVGLLREAGELGLLGADVPEAYGGYQMDKISSSIITEKFARGRSFALSYGAHVGIGSLPIVFFGNEEQKQKYLPKLASGEWIASYALTEPGSGSDALGAKTTAVLNEAGTHYILNGEKQWITNAGFASLFVVYAKIDGDKFTAFLVEGSYPGVSTGVEEQKMGIKGSSTRTLILQDAEVPVDNVLGEIGRGHVIAFNILNVGRYKLAVGAVGSSKRAIDLAVQYSNERKQFKTPISSFPLIQEKLATMAAQTYAMESSVYRTGGLFQDSLDQLSEEESKDGKKIADAIAEYAIECSMNKVFASETFDYVIDEAVQIHGGYGFMAEYEVENMYRDSRINRIFEGTNEINRLLVPGTLLKKAMKGELPLLAEAQRLQQEVMSFMPTEIGTAPLDRERHLLAMMKKIFLLTAGTAVQKYQDKLQGEQEILANTADIMSAIYALESAIVRTDKAIADKGIEKSELKVRYTEVFAQQAFEAVEHDAKETLYAAASGDELRMLLSALKKFSRYQPINVIGTKRVIAKRLIESNKYTV from the coding sequence ATGAGCCAAACGACAAACGAATTAATCAAAGGTGGCAGTTTCGTATTAGATGAGTTAGCGCCAGAACGTCTCTTCACACCAGAGGATTTCTCGGAAGAACACAAAATGGTCGGTGACATGACAGCGAAGTTCGTCGAAGATCGTGTCGTTCCTGTCCTTGACCGGATCGAAAAACACGAGTTCGAATTATCAGTCGGTCTCCTCCGTGAAGCAGGCGAGCTTGGTCTACTCGGTGCAGACGTTCCGGAAGCATACGGCGGCTATCAGATGGATAAGATTTCGTCTTCAATCATTACGGAAAAGTTCGCACGTGGCCGTTCATTCGCCCTCAGCTACGGCGCACACGTCGGAATCGGTTCGTTGCCGATCGTCTTCTTCGGAAACGAAGAGCAAAAGCAGAAATACCTGCCGAAACTCGCTTCAGGGGAGTGGATTGCTTCGTACGCATTGACGGAGCCGGGCTCTGGTTCGGATGCTCTCGGTGCCAAAACGACAGCTGTCTTGAATGAAGCCGGCACGCACTACATCTTGAACGGTGAAAAACAATGGATCACGAACGCTGGTTTCGCAAGCTTGTTCGTCGTCTACGCAAAAATCGACGGTGACAAGTTCACAGCCTTCCTCGTCGAAGGATCGTATCCAGGTGTCTCGACAGGTGTCGAGGAGCAGAAGATGGGGATCAAAGGGTCATCGACACGGACATTGATCTTACAAGATGCAGAAGTACCAGTCGATAACGTCCTTGGTGAAATTGGACGCGGCCACGTCATCGCCTTCAACATCTTGAACGTCGGTCGTTATAAATTAGCTGTTGGTGCTGTCGGTTCATCGAAACGGGCGATTGATCTCGCAGTCCAGTACTCAAATGAACGTAAGCAGTTCAAAACACCAATCAGCTCGTTCCCATTGATTCAAGAAAAACTCGCGACGATGGCAGCACAGACGTATGCGATGGAAAGCTCAGTCTACCGGACAGGTGGTTTGTTCCAAGATAGTCTTGATCAGCTGTCGGAAGAAGAGAGCAAAGACGGTAAGAAAATCGCCGATGCTATCGCGGAGTATGCGATTGAATGCTCGATGAACAAAGTCTTTGCTTCGGAAACATTTGATTATGTCATCGATGAAGCGGTTCAGATTCACGGTGGTTACGGCTTCATGGCAGAATACGAAGTCGAGAACATGTACCGCGATTCACGGATCAACCGGATCTTTGAAGGAACGAACGAGATCAACCGTCTCCTCGTACCAGGAACATTGCTGAAGAAAGCGATGAAAGGCGAGTTACCATTGCTTGCGGAAGCACAGCGTCTGCAACAAGAAGTGATGAGCTTCATGCCGACAGAAATCGGAACAGCGCCACTCGATCGCGAACGTCACTTACTCGCGATGATGAAGAAAATCTTCTTATTGACTGCCGGAACAGCGGTCCAGAAATACCAGGACAAACTTCAAGGCGAGCAAGAGATCTTAGCGAACACAGCCGACATCATGAGTGCAATCTATGCGCTTGAGTCAGCGATCGTCCGGACGGACAAAGCGATTGCCGATAAAGGCATCGAGAAGAGCGAACTGAAAGTCCGTTATACGGAAGTCTTCGCGCAACAAGCATTCGAAGCTGTCGAGCATGACGCGAAAGAGACTCTCTACGCGGCAGCAAGCGGCGACGAACTCCGGATGTTGCTCTCGGCACTCAAAAAATTCAGCCGTTATCAGCCGATCAACGTCATCGGTACGAAACGCGTCATCGCAAAACGCCTCATCGAATCAAACAAATATACGGTCTAA
- a CDS encoding acetyl-CoA C-acetyltransferase has protein sequence MKEAVIVAGARTPVGKAKKGAFKSMRSDELAGIAIQETLKRSGYTGAVDDVILGCALPEAEQGMNIARYASVLGGLSHEVPAITINRYCSSGLQSIADAAMKIMTGQATAVVAGGLESMSQVPMPGHVVRPNPSIVDTAPEYYMSMGHTAEQVAATYNVSREDQDAFALKSHQKAAAAIAAGKFADEIVSVTVTEQFVNDELKIEEKTFIVEHDEGVRPDSSPEGLAKLRPAFRLGGSVTAGNSSQTSDGAAAVLVMEREEAERQGLPILGKFKSFAVGGVRPEVMGIGPVVAIPKALELAGITLEDVGLIELNEAFASQSLGVIRELGLNEDIVNVNGGAIALGHPLGCTGTKLTLTLLHEMKRRNVQYGVVSMCIGGGMGAAGVFELVEGGTGQ, from the coding sequence ATGAAGGAAGCAGTAATCGTCGCCGGTGCACGAACACCGGTCGGAAAAGCAAAAAAGGGCGCATTCAAATCGATGCGCTCGGATGAATTAGCAGGCATCGCCATCCAAGAAACGTTGAAACGGTCCGGTTACACGGGAGCGGTCGATGACGTCATTCTCGGATGTGCCTTACCGGAAGCAGAGCAGGGGATGAACATTGCCCGTTACGCTTCAGTCCTCGGTGGTTTATCCCATGAGGTACCGGCAATAACGATCAACCGGTATTGTTCAAGTGGACTACAATCGATCGCTGACGCGGCGATGAAGATCATGACAGGGCAAGCAACTGCGGTTGTCGCTGGTGGACTTGAATCGATGAGTCAAGTTCCGATGCCAGGTCACGTCGTCCGACCTAATCCGTCGATCGTCGACACGGCACCGGAATACTACATGAGCATGGGGCACACAGCGGAGCAAGTCGCTGCGACCTACAATGTCTCACGGGAAGATCAAGATGCGTTTGCGTTGAAGAGTCACCAAAAAGCAGCGGCAGCTATCGCAGCTGGTAAGTTTGCTGACGAAATCGTCTCGGTAACGGTGACGGAACAATTCGTCAATGATGAACTGAAAATCGAAGAGAAGACATTCATCGTCGAACACGATGAAGGCGTTCGTCCGGATTCGTCACCGGAAGGTCTTGCAAAACTTCGCCCAGCGTTCCGCCTCGGCGGTAGCGTCACAGCAGGGAACTCTTCGCAGACGTCAGACGGTGCGGCTGCTGTCCTCGTCATGGAACGGGAAGAAGCAGAACGCCAAGGGTTACCGATTCTCGGAAAGTTCAAGTCGTTTGCGGTCGGTGGTGTCCGTCCGGAAGTGATGGGAATCGGACCAGTCGTCGCGATTCCGAAAGCACTTGAACTCGCAGGCATCACGCTTGAAGACGTCGGATTGATCGAGTTGAACGAAGCGTTCGCATCGCAGTCACTCGGTGTCATCCGCGAGCTTGGATTAAACGAAGACATCGTCAACGTCAACGGTGGAGCGATCGCCCTCGGTCACCCACTCGGTTGTACAGGAACAAAACTCACATTGACGCTCTTGCATGAAATGAAACGTCGGAATGTCCAGTATGGTGTCGTCTCGATGTGTATCGGTGGCGGAATGGGCGCAGCAGGCGTATTCGAACTAGTTGAAGGAGGAACAGGACAATGA
- a CDS encoding 3-hydroxyacyl-CoA dehydrogenase/enoyl-CoA hydratase family protein, which translates to MASQIGQPTTIQLTKHIQFAVIIGSGVMGAGIAAHLANAGIRTLMLDIVPKELTAQEEKQGLTLSDPRVRSRIARDNREKLLKQNPAPLASKKLIDFIEIGNLEDDLERLKEADWIVEVVVERLDVKQQLFATIEPFIREDAIVSSNTSGISIEAMREGRSESFNRRFLGTHFFNPPRYLKLLELIPTSDTDPRVVDFMKQFAEERLGKGVVIAKDTPNFIGNRIGTYGLLVTMDEMKKGGYSIGEVDSVTGPLLGRPGSATFRTLDVVGIDTFVHVANNVYDLLPEGEEKETFAVPAEMRRLVEQGALGAKTGQGFYKKVGKQILELDLETFEYVEKKALTEPSIGQAKALPGAKNKLKAVVFAQDRVGALLWPIHAKTLLYSAQLTGEIADDIKAIDEAMKWGFGWKMGPFETWDALGVDKTVAKMKQDGYEVPAWVDEMLAAGKTSFYDASGRHYDVATKDYVGATVNPKEIRLRDVRKSNGVLLENNGGRLLDIGDDVAVLEFTSKSNAIGVDIMQMIEQSVDLVEKNHRGLVIANDGKNFCVGANLAMMLMEAEDENWFELDWIINKFQQSIQKIRYASRPIVAAPQGMTLGGGTEISLPAARLQAGLETYMGLVEVGVGLIPGGGGNVNTYRRLLENTPDGLVNIEKAAQKTFENVAMAKVSKSAFEARELGYVRSVDQISMNRDHLTYDAKQLVLELDRTGYTAPAKAKIPVVGRAGKATLELATREMFYGGYISEHDLKIASKLAHVIAGGNVAFGSHVDEQYMLDIEREAFLSLIGEMKTQQRMQHMLVKGKPLRN; encoded by the coding sequence ATGGCGAGTCAAATCGGTCAGCCGACCACAATCCAGTTGACGAAACACATCCAATTCGCCGTCATCATCGGTTCAGGGGTGATGGGTGCAGGCATCGCGGCACATCTTGCGAATGCTGGCATACGGACATTGATGCTTGATATCGTACCAAAAGAACTTACGGCACAAGAAGAGAAGCAGGGCTTGACGCTGAGTGATCCGCGCGTTCGTTCCCGTATCGCGCGCGATAACCGCGAAAAGCTCTTGAAACAAAACCCAGCACCACTCGCGTCTAAGAAATTGATTGATTTCATCGAGATCGGAAACTTAGAAGACGACTTAGAACGTCTGAAAGAAGCAGACTGGATCGTTGAAGTCGTCGTTGAACGACTCGACGTCAAACAGCAATTGTTCGCAACAATCGAACCGTTCATTCGGGAAGACGCGATCGTCAGCTCAAACACATCAGGCATCTCGATCGAAGCGATGCGCGAGGGACGCTCGGAATCGTTCAATCGTCGTTTCCTCGGGACACACTTCTTTAACCCACCACGTTATCTGAAGTTACTCGAGTTGATTCCGACGTCAGACACGGATCCACGTGTCGTCGATTTCATGAAACAATTCGCAGAGGAACGACTCGGGAAAGGTGTCGTCATTGCGAAGGACACACCGAACTTCATCGGCAACCGAATCGGGACATACGGTCTCCTCGTGACGATGGATGAGATGAAAAAAGGTGGCTATTCGATCGGGGAGGTCGATTCCGTCACAGGTCCACTGCTTGGCCGCCCAGGGTCAGCAACGTTCCGGACACTCGACGTCGTCGGCATCGACACATTCGTCCATGTCGCAAACAACGTCTATGACTTGTTGCCGGAAGGCGAAGAGAAGGAGACGTTCGCGGTGCCGGCTGAGATGCGTCGCCTTGTCGAACAAGGAGCGCTTGGTGCGAAGACGGGTCAAGGATTCTATAAGAAAGTCGGAAAACAGATCCTTGAACTCGATCTCGAAACATTCGAGTACGTTGAAAAGAAAGCGCTTACCGAACCGTCGATCGGACAAGCCAAAGCACTTCCGGGCGCAAAAAACAAACTGAAAGCCGTCGTCTTCGCACAAGATCGTGTCGGCGCGTTACTCTGGCCAATCCACGCGAAAACATTGCTCTACTCGGCTCAGCTGACAGGTGAGATCGCAGACGACATCAAAGCGATCGACGAAGCAATGAAATGGGGCTTCGGCTGGAAGATGGGACCGTTCGAGACATGGGACGCACTCGGTGTCGACAAGACGGTTGCGAAGATGAAACAAGACGGTTACGAAGTACCGGCATGGGTCGATGAGATGCTCGCAGCAGGAAAAACGAGTTTCTATGATGCGTCCGGTCGTCATTATGACGTTGCAACGAAAGACTACGTCGGAGCAACGGTCAATCCGAAGGAAATCCGTCTCCGCGACGTCCGGAAGTCAAACGGTGTTCTCCTTGAGAACAATGGGGGGCGCTTGCTTGATATCGGCGATGATGTCGCAGTCCTTGAGTTCACATCGAAGAGCAATGCGATCGGTGTCGACATCATGCAGATGATCGAACAGTCGGTCGATCTCGTTGAGAAAAACCACCGTGGTCTCGTCATCGCGAACGATGGCAAGAACTTCTGTGTCGGTGCGAACCTAGCGATGATGCTGATGGAAGCGGAAGATGAGAACTGGTTCGAACTCGACTGGATCATCAACAAGTTCCAACAATCGATTCAAAAGATTCGTTACGCATCGCGTCCGATCGTCGCTGCTCCACAAGGGATGACGCTTGGTGGCGGTACAGAAATCTCGCTTCCGGCAGCTCGCCTGCAAGCTGGTCTTGAAACGTACATGGGTCTCGTCGAAGTCGGTGTCGGTCTAATTCCAGGAGGCGGCGGAAACGTCAATACGTACCGTCGACTGTTAGAAAACACACCAGACGGACTCGTTAATATCGAGAAAGCAGCACAAAAAACGTTCGAAAACGTCGCGATGGCAAAAGTCTCAAAATCAGCCTTTGAAGCACGCGAACTCGGATATGTCCGCTCCGTTGATCAGATCTCGATGAACCGAGATCACTTGACGTATGATGCGAAACAACTCGTCCTTGAACTGGACCGGACCGGCTACACGGCACCAGCGAAAGCGAAGATTCCAGTCGTCGGTCGTGCTGGTAAAGCGACGCTGGAACTCGCGACACGCGAAATGTTCTACGGCGGCTATATCTCGGAACACGATTTGAAAATCGCTAGTAAACTCGCACACGTCATCGCCGGCGGAAACGTCGCCTTCGGTAGCCACGTCGATGAACAATATATGCTCGACATCGAACGGGAAGCATTCTTGAGCCTGATCGGTGAGATGAAGACACAACAACGGATGCAGCACATGCTCGTTAAAGGCAAGCCGCTTCGTAACTGA
- a CDS encoding class I SAM-dependent methyltransferase, with protein MSQTEHVWNQKAADWAERADDMWTNGSRKTVLPFLRKMITGGRLLDLGCGDGAACRLLTPDFQTVGLDVSNEMIRIARQKSPEQTFIVGTGEALPFADHAFDVVLAVNSLEWSTRPVQVLQEIERVAPLVVISLLGPTAAPRQLAYRRLYGEEVAMGNTMMPWELLQLAKERGWTLLDEAVIQKEGAVMTGHRLLDQAHAFSCLFAFQTTAVRER; from the coding sequence ATGAGTCAAACCGAGCACGTATGGAATCAAAAAGCCGCTGACTGGGCGGAGCGCGCTGATGATATGTGGACGAACGGCAGCCGCAAAACCGTTTTACCGTTCTTACGAAAAATGATCACTGGTGGTCGGTTGCTTGATCTCGGTTGTGGCGATGGTGCCGCCTGTCGACTACTGACACCGGACTTTCAGACAGTCGGACTCGATGTCTCAAACGAAATGATTCGAATCGCGCGTCAGAAATCACCCGAGCAGACGTTTATCGTCGGGACGGGCGAAGCGTTACCGTTCGCTGATCATGCATTTGACGTCGTTCTTGCCGTCAACTCACTCGAATGGTCGACACGTCCCGTTCAAGTACTGCAAGAAATCGAACGGGTTGCCCCACTTGTCGTCATCAGTCTACTTGGTCCGACAGCCGCTCCGCGTCAACTTGCTTACCGTCGTCTGTACGGTGAAGAAGTCGCGATGGGAAATACGATGATGCCGTGGGAATTGCTGCAGCTAGCAAAAGAGCGTGGCTGGACGTTGCTCGATGAAGCAGTCATCCAAAAGGAAGGAGCCGTCATGACGGGGCATCGGTTACTTGACCAAGCACATGCTTTCTCCTGTTTATTTGCTTTTCAGACGACGGCTGTAAGGGAGAGATAA
- a CDS encoding DUF2785 domain-containing protein: MARTEQQLKELLQQNESVTPTLLDELLLHIGSTDSELRDGLIYPQLATYISSESFTIEEAHRLFDFLLSGHGLMYRMGTSDATAVLTRSFSALALAELLVMDKSRHVLTQDQLDRLSNYLQTYLKQERDVRGFIDGLGWAHSMAHIADVYAVWFTHPASRPQEEIGAIDAMIRQLTRSDYLYIDEEADRMVTAWLQACRHGLSEDILLQRIERIIKEWLESDVTWGDAEWTTYRNVKQMLQTLYFRLKWEKQSGLVLVEEWLRQVHQRTHGG, from the coding sequence ATGGCTCGAACGGAACAACAGCTAAAAGAACTGCTACAACAAAACGAAAGTGTAACACCTACGTTACTCGATGAGTTGCTTCTACATATCGGTTCGACGGATTCTGAGTTGCGGGATGGATTGATCTATCCGCAGTTAGCGACCTACATCTCATCAGAGTCATTTACGATAGAAGAGGCTCATCGACTTTTCGATTTTCTTTTAAGCGGGCATGGATTGATGTACCGAATGGGAACGTCGGATGCAACGGCTGTTTTAACGCGATCGTTTTCAGCTTTGGCACTTGCTGAGCTGTTAGTGATGGATAAAAGCCGGCATGTCTTGACGCAAGATCAACTGGATCGACTATCGAATTACTTACAAACTTATTTGAAGCAAGAAAGAGATGTCCGCGGATTCATTGACGGATTGGGGTGGGCACATAGTATGGCGCATATCGCGGATGTTTATGCGGTCTGGTTTACGCATCCAGCCAGCCGTCCGCAGGAGGAAATCGGAGCGATCGATGCGATGATTCGTCAGTTGACGCGGTCTGATTATCTCTATATTGATGAAGAAGCGGATCGGATGGTAACGGCATGGTTGCAAGCTTGTCGTCATGGACTGTCAGAAGATATCTTATTACAACGAATCGAACGTATTATTAAGGAATGGCTTGAGAGTGACGTGACATGGGGAGATGCGGAATGGACGACGTATCGTAACGTCAAACAGATGCTACAGACACTCTATTTCCGACTGAAATGGGAAAAACAATCGGGTCTTGTCTTGGTTGAAGAGTGGTTGCGACAGGTACATCAGCGAACGCATGGAGGATGA
- a CDS encoding proline dehydrogenase: MEKVLRDGFIFLSQNKTLNGLAKRYGLKFGASRFVAGDSLEASKRAIQELNAKGLCVTMDHLGEFISTVAEAEMMTQECIRAVEMIAEEKLDSQLSLKLTSLGLDISGDLIRSNMERILTRAKELGVFVTIDMEDEPRCEKTIQLFEELRQSFDNIGTVIQSYLYRSEDDIKRVGRFETNLRIVKGAYKEPATVAFPEKEDVDHNYIKLVKLQLSLGNYAAVATHDDAMIEQIIRYAKENGIEKDQFEFQMLFGIRVERQLELVKQGYKVRVYVPYGRDWYGYFMRRLAERPANVAFVLKGMVKG, translated from the coding sequence ATGGAAAAAGTACTACGGGATGGTTTTATCTTCTTATCGCAAAACAAGACATTGAACGGTCTCGCCAAGCGATACGGGCTTAAATTCGGAGCAAGTCGCTTCGTGGCAGGGGATTCATTGGAAGCATCAAAACGGGCGATCCAGGAATTGAACGCAAAAGGATTATGCGTCACGATGGACCATTTAGGGGAGTTCATCTCGACGGTAGCGGAAGCAGAGATGATGACACAAGAATGTATTCGTGCGGTTGAGATGATTGCGGAAGAAAAATTAGACTCGCAACTCTCGTTGAAACTGACATCACTCGGACTTGATATCTCGGGCGACTTGATTCGTTCGAACATGGAACGGATTTTAACACGGGCAAAAGAACTCGGTGTCTTCGTCACGATCGACATGGAAGATGAGCCACGTTGTGAAAAAACGATTCAACTGTTTGAAGAATTGCGCCAATCTTTCGATAACATCGGTACGGTCATTCAGTCATACCTCTACCGGTCGGAAGATGATATCAAACGCGTCGGTCGCTTCGAGACGAATCTCCGGATCGTTAAAGGGGCATATAAAGAGCCGGCAACGGTGGCGTTCCCAGAAAAAGAAGACGTCGATCACAACTACATCAAGCTCGTGAAGTTACAATTATCACTCGGAAACTATGCTGCCGTCGCAACACATGACGATGCGATGATCGAGCAAATCATCCGTTACGCTAAAGAAAACGGGATTGAAAAAGACCAGTTCGAATTCCAGATGTTATTCGGCATCCGGGTTGAGCGTCAACTCGAACTCGTCAAACAAGGATATAAAGTCCGTGTCTATGTCCCTTATGGACGTGACTGGTATGGTTACTTTATGCGCCGTTTAGCAGAACGACCGGCAAACGTTGCCTTCGTTCTCAAAGGAATGGTCAAAGGATAA
- a CDS encoding TVP38/TMEM64 family protein: MKKLRLRDWLPITLYFMFGLGLLLYFRMSGMLEQFDIQALSDWVRNQGLTGMLLYVLAYTVRPLVFFPASLLTVFGGYTYGPWLGTLLDVIGAGTGGLLSFWIARLLGRRGVEKLIGKGKLNVLDERIATNGFLVVLIVRLIPLFPFDAISYASGLSKIRFKQFAIANYIGIIPGAFVYNNIGSSLRDPFSWQFFLAIGLYVLFFAVGLVAQQILKNKQKKERM, translated from the coding sequence ATGAAGAAACTACGGCTCCGGGACTGGCTCCCGATCACGCTGTATTTTATGTTTGGACTTGGATTGCTCCTGTATTTCCGGATGTCGGGAATGTTGGAGCAATTCGACATTCAAGCATTATCGGATTGGGTACGGAATCAAGGTCTGACAGGGATGTTGCTCTATGTGCTCGCTTATACCGTCCGACCACTCGTCTTTTTTCCGGCGAGTCTTTTGACCGTCTTTGGCGGCTATACGTACGGTCCGTGGCTCGGGACATTACTTGATGTTATTGGTGCCGGTACGGGTGGATTACTCAGCTTTTGGATCGCCCGGTTGCTCGGTCGCCGTGGAGTTGAGAAGTTGATCGGGAAAGGGAAGCTGAACGTACTCGACGAACGGATTGCAACGAACGGCTTTCTCGTCGTCTTGATCGTCCGGTTGATTCCGCTATTTCCGTTTGACGCGATCAGCTACGCGTCCGGATTATCAAAAATCCGCTTCAAACAGTTCGCGATCGCGAACTACATCGGGATCATTCCCGGTGCGTTCGTTTACAACAATATTGGCTCAAGCCTACGTGATCCGTTCTCGTGGCAGTTCTTCCTCGCGATCGGTCTGTATGTCTTATTCTTTGCCGTGGGACTTGTCGCACAACAGATTCTCAAAAATAAACAAAAGAAAGAGCGTATGTAA
- the trhA gene encoding PAQR family membrane homeostasis protein TrhA, whose product MEELLAKGDSLKEEIASAITHGLGVIFSIVALVLLILQATKSGSAWNVTAVSIFGATMILLYLFSTLMHSLMHTKANKVLQILDHAGIYLLIAGSYTPFALITLRGPLGWTLLGIVWGVGTLGIIWKLYSTGKYVWISNASYLILGWCCLFAIKPIYEALGLQGFLLLLGGGLAYSLGVIFYVWARLPYNHAIWHLFVLAGSVLIFLSIFYYVAPATMS is encoded by the coding sequence ATCGAAGAGCTACTCGCAAAAGGTGACTCCTTAAAAGAGGAGATCGCCAGTGCCATTACACACGGATTGGGTGTCATTTTCAGTATCGTCGCGCTCGTGCTGTTGATCCTGCAGGCGACGAAGTCCGGTAGCGCTTGGAACGTCACTGCTGTCAGTATCTTCGGGGCAACGATGATTCTCCTTTATCTGTTCTCGACCTTGATGCATTCGCTGATGCATACGAAAGCAAACAAAGTTCTACAAATTTTAGATCATGCTGGCATCTATCTCTTGATTGCTGGTAGTTATACACCGTTCGCCTTGATCACGCTCCGTGGTCCGCTCGGCTGGACGTTGCTTGGAATCGTCTGGGGTGTCGGAACGCTCGGCATCATCTGGAAGCTATATTCGACAGGTAAGTATGTTTGGATTTCAAATGCATCTTATCTGATTCTCGGCTGGTGTTGTCTGTTTGCGATCAAGCCGATCTATGAAGCACTTGGGTTACAAGGATTCTTACTGCTCCTCGGTGGTGGACTTGCGTACTCCCTCGGCGTCATCTTTTACGTCTGGGCACGCTTGCCGTATAACCACGCGATTTGGCATCTGTTCGTCCTTGCTGGTAGTGTGTTGATCTTCCTGTCGATTTTCTATTACGTTGCTCCAGCGACGATGTCATGA